Proteins encoded by one window of Orbaceae bacterium BiB:
- a CDS encoding PLP-dependent aminotransferase family protein, which translates to MTSSMWQFSKRAAALKSSAIREILKVTELPDVISFAGGLPSPNSFPIAKIKQAVDDIMDSDESFNALQYGPTEGYKPLREWVANLINQREKTHLTIDNVLIVTGSQQALDLIGKALIDEGTKVLVETPTYLGALQTFTQYEPEYVSIASDDQGLNPDQLSDEEAKSANFLYTIPNFQNPTGRRLSEERRKKLAEKAKKNNLLMIEDDPYGELDYQGHRLPSLISFAPDNTVYLGSFSKILAPGMRLGYVVGPVEFIRKLVQLKQAADLHTPSYTQHIAYQVIKDGYLGSHIPKIRELYKTRCQFMLAQLDKYMPKTVRWTKPEGGMFIWVELPEHINSTELLAKAVKSNVAFVPGETFFATNPKKNCLRLAFVTVPEERIEKGIKILADLIK; encoded by the coding sequence ATGACATCATCTATGTGGCAATTTTCCAAACGCGCAGCTGCTCTTAAAAGTTCAGCAATTCGAGAAATTTTAAAAGTAACTGAATTGCCCGATGTTATCTCATTTGCAGGGGGACTCCCATCACCAAATTCATTTCCTATCGCGAAAATAAAACAAGCAGTTGATGATATTATGGATAGTGATGAATCGTTCAACGCTTTACAATATGGTCCAACGGAAGGGTATAAACCATTACGCGAATGGGTTGCTAATTTAATAAATCAACGGGAAAAAACGCACTTAACCATTGATAATGTATTAATCGTCACTGGCTCACAACAAGCACTTGATTTAATTGGTAAAGCCTTGATCGACGAAGGGACAAAGGTACTTGTTGAAACGCCGACTTATTTAGGAGCTTTGCAAACATTTACCCAATATGAGCCTGAATACGTTTCAATAGCAAGTGATGATCAGGGGCTCAATCCGGATCAATTAAGTGATGAAGAAGCGAAATCGGCAAACTTTTTATACACTATTCCAAACTTCCAAAATCCAACTGGACGTCGCTTATCAGAAGAACGACGTAAAAAACTTGCTGAAAAAGCAAAGAAAAATAACCTATTAATGATTGAAGATGATCCTTATGGCGAACTTGATTATCAAGGGCATCGTCTACCTAGCTTAATTAGTTTTGCGCCGGATAATACTGTTTATTTAGGTTCATTCTCTAAAATTTTAGCACCCGGTATGCGTCTAGGTTACGTTGTTGGTCCTGTTGAATTTATTCGTAAATTAGTACAGTTAAAACAAGCAGCCGATTTACATACGCCAAGTTATACGCAACATATTGCTTACCAAGTTATTAAAGATGGTTATTTAGGTTCTCATATTCCTAAAATTCGTGAATTATATAAAACACGTTGTCAGTTTATGCTTGCACAACTTGATAAATATATGCCAAAAACAGTACGTTGGACTAAACCAGAAGGTGGTATGTTTATTTGGGTTGAATTACCTGAACATATTAATAGTACTGAATTACTTGCTAAAGCTGTTAAAAGTAATGTCGCTTTTGTACCCGGTGAAACATTCTTTGCTACCAATCCTAAAAAGAACTGCTTACGCTTAGCGTTTGTTACTGTGCCAGAAGAACGCATTGAAAAAGGCATCAAAATTCTTGCTGACTTAATTAAGTAA
- a CDS encoding ABC transporter ATP-binding protein, translating to MIRLNNIRKSYHNKLVLNNINLNLNRGEIVCLLGRSGCGKSTLLRIIAGLILSDSGSINVQQKQCAMVFQEPRLLPWLSVAENLKLALPFWLSRQKKMDKIVQKLTEVQLPDCANLMPRELSGGMAQRVGIARALLKQPDILLLDEPFAALDALTRSDLQQALKHLIKQQNKTCLFVTHDIDEALLIGERIIVMQEGKLEVEHYTAQHSDLNNLKQQITQQLHYS from the coding sequence ATGATTAGATTGAATAATATTCGGAAAAGCTACCACAATAAACTGGTGCTAAATAATATTAATTTGAATCTTAACAGAGGTGAGATAGTCTGTTTACTTGGTCGTTCTGGTTGTGGAAAATCAACCTTACTAAGAATTATTGCAGGCTTAATCCTATCTGACTCAGGTTCAATTAATGTACAACAAAAACAATGTGCCATGGTTTTTCAGGAGCCGCGTTTATTACCATGGTTATCTGTTGCTGAAAATTTAAAACTTGCTTTACCATTTTGGCTCAGCAGACAAAAAAAAATGGATAAAATCGTTCAAAAACTTACAGAAGTACAGCTTCCTGATTGTGCTAATCTTATGCCGAGAGAACTTTCTGGAGGAATGGCTCAACGAGTTGGTATAGCCAGGGCATTACTAAAACAACCAGATATATTATTACTTGATGAACCTTTTGCTGCATTAGATGCATTAACCCGAAGTGATTTGCAACAAGCACTAAAGCACCTAATTAAGCAGCAAAATAAAACCTGCTTATTCGTTACTCATGATATCGATGAAGCACTCCTGATTGGCGAACGTATTATTGTGATGCAAGAGGGGAAACTTGAAGTTGAACATTATACGGCACAACATAGCGATTTAAACAATTTAAAACAACAAATTACACAACAACTTCACTATTCATAA
- a CDS encoding ABC transporter substrate-binding protein, with the protein MKNYLKLATIAALFFTTTVYANDDIINISYVKSPLNMQMIVMKEKHLLEDNAAKEGLSIKWHEINSGAKQAQALSSGDLDFGGVMNTTSVLMANGVGSPIKIIAGVSRPRDVYAIVSPKNGITSLSELKGKTIAGPKGTVLYQTLVAALVKNNMTINDVNFLQMELPQAFSALQSGRVDAALLAANMMIKAEEEGGKVLTTASGLTSPLLVMTSTDKVIKAHPEWVELVINTHDEAAKWIEANPQQAIELAANVQGISIEDAQKLYDWSHFTQRLNQQDIKDMYSEMDFMLENDMMRNKIYVEDIILPIALENE; encoded by the coding sequence ATGAAAAACTATTTAAAATTAGCAACTATTGCTGCACTCTTTTTTACCACTACCGTGTATGCAAATGACGATATAATCAATATTAGCTATGTAAAATCACCACTAAATATGCAAATGATTGTAATGAAAGAGAAACATTTGTTAGAAGATAATGCCGCCAAAGAAGGATTATCGATAAAATGGCACGAAATAAACTCAGGGGCAAAACAAGCACAAGCTTTATCTAGTGGTGATCTTGATTTTGGTGGAGTAATGAATACAACCTCCGTACTAATGGCAAATGGTGTTGGTAGCCCAATTAAAATTATTGCGGGTGTTTCTAGACCCCGCGATGTATACGCTATAGTGTCACCTAAAAATGGTATAACATCACTCAGTGAACTTAAAGGTAAAACAATTGCTGGGCCTAAAGGAACCGTTCTATACCAAACTTTAGTTGCCGCACTTGTTAAAAACAATATGACTATTAATGATGTTAACTTCCTACAGATGGAATTACCTCAAGCATTTTCAGCACTGCAATCAGGACGAGTTGATGCCGCACTACTCGCAGCAAATATGATGATAAAAGCAGAAGAGGAAGGAGGCAAAGTATTAACAACTGCGAGCGGTTTAACTTCACCATTACTAGTGATGACATCTACCGATAAAGTGATTAAAGCACACCCAGAGTGGGTTGAACTAGTCATCAATACTCATGATGAAGCAGCTAAATGGATTGAAGCCAACCCGCAACAAGCCATCGAATTAGCAGCTAATGTGCAAGGTATTTCAATTGAAGACGCACAAAAACTCTATGATTGGTCGCATTTCACTCAACGTTTAAACCAACAGGATATCAAAGATATGTATTCTGAAATGGATTTTATGTTAGAAAATGACATGATGCGTAATAAAATTTATGTTGAAGATATTATTTTACCTATCGCATTGGAGAATGAGTAA
- a CDS encoding PLP-dependent aminotransferase family protein — translation MWNQTQLNLFKGPLYKRVSALIESYIDQGVLISGERLPSERQLSKQLMINRSTIVHALEGLTERNILVRKLGCGTFVNADKWGLQTYPTINWHLPSHFHRPVSLYQQKVQHLKKQTMLNNDVICDLANGDLPAYLIPKLTLPEMSSQELIYQEKNSDLLQIGLPSLKRYIADYMRHKFAMDVPIEQILITSGTQQALFLITQGLLKPGDAIGIESPSYFYSLPLFQAAGIRIYGISMDEQGIRLDDLISLQKQHPLKWLLLNPVFQNPTGITMSLNRKQDILSFCRKEGIGIVEDDAYSALSFDPKLDCSPIKKLDQHNQVIYLGSLSKYLGRSIRVGWMIAPTHVISRLAEIRQYIDSGLSILPQLLAEDYLRNHYLDHQQHLQQQLQIKYQHLLTWLNQYHPDYYSYSKVQGGMHLYLNLNVQNIKQEEQLLNYWLSKGVTVSKGDIFGDSFGFVRLSYGHFVENLF, via the coding sequence ATGTGGAATCAGACACAGCTAAATTTATTTAAAGGGCCTTTATATAAAAGAGTCAGTGCATTAATTGAAAGTTACATTGATCAGGGGGTGCTAATTTCTGGTGAACGTTTACCTTCTGAGCGGCAGTTATCTAAACAGTTGATGATTAACCGTTCTACCATTGTACATGCTTTAGAGGGCTTAACTGAGCGCAATATTTTAGTACGTAAGTTAGGCTGTGGAACATTTGTGAATGCTGATAAATGGGGGCTACAGACTTATCCTACGATTAATTGGCATTTGCCTAGCCATTTTCATCGACCGGTTTCTTTATATCAGCAAAAAGTACAACATTTGAAAAAACAAACAATGCTAAATAACGATGTGATTTGTGATTTAGCTAATGGTGACTTACCAGCATATCTTATTCCTAAATTAACTTTGCCAGAAATGTCTTCACAAGAACTGATTTATCAAGAGAAAAATAGTGACTTATTACAAATAGGATTACCTTCTTTAAAACGATATATTGCGGATTATATGCGGCATAAATTTGCGATGGATGTTCCCATTGAGCAAATTTTAATTACTTCGGGAACTCAACAAGCCCTTTTTTTAATCACACAAGGTCTGCTTAAACCAGGCGATGCAATCGGTATTGAATCGCCATCATATTTTTATTCTTTACCTTTGTTCCAAGCAGCAGGGATCCGAATCTATGGTATTAGCATGGATGAACAAGGCATTCGACTTGATGACCTGATAAGTCTACAAAAACAGCATCCTTTGAAATGGCTTTTACTCAATCCTGTTTTCCAAAATCCGACAGGTATAACAATGAGTTTAAATCGTAAACAAGATATTTTATCTTTTTGCCGTAAAGAGGGAATAGGCATTGTTGAAGATGATGCGTACAGTGCACTCTCTTTTGATCCTAAATTGGACTGTTCTCCAATTAAAAAATTGGATCAACATAATCAGGTTATTTACTTAGGTTCATTGTCGAAATATTTAGGTCGGAGCATTCGTGTTGGATGGATGATTGCACCAACTCATGTTATCAGTCGTTTAGCTGAAATTAGACAATATATTGACTCAGGACTGAGTATTTTACCTCAATTATTGGCTGAAGATTATTTGCGTAATCATTACTTAGATCATCAGCAACATTTACAGCAACAGTTACAGATTAAATACCAACATTTACTTACATGGCTTAATCAGTATCACCCTGATTATTATAGCTATAGTAAAGTTCAGGGGGGGATGCATCTATACCTTAATCTTAACGTTCAAAATATTAAACAAGAAGAACAGTTGTTAAATTATTGGTTATCTAAAGGTGTTACAGTTTCTAAAGGTGATATTTTTGGTGATTCTTTTGGTTTTGTTAGATTAAGCTATGGACATTTTGTTGAAAATTTGTTTTGA
- a CDS encoding ABC transporter permease has product MSRLFQLLLTPVLIVIYWQILSSSGLISPYLLPTPLKVWQAAINMFETGVLQKHIIVSLIRVLSGFALSCLLGVILAGFVSSSIWIERLLSAPITLLRMIPPLAMVPLLILWLGIGNETQLTIIILASIFPIFLNTRDGLKRVDATQKELAKSLNLSPIRYVFAIVIPNAIPSFVTGFRLAFGYSWRALVGAELIAASSGLGYLIVDAQEMLRTDEVIVGILTIGILGWMLDSLINILSKKLLAHRFPEVAN; this is encoded by the coding sequence ATGAGTCGCTTGTTTCAACTGCTATTAACACCTGTATTAATTGTCATCTATTGGCAAATATTATCGAGCTCAGGCTTAATATCGCCTTACCTATTACCGACGCCGTTAAAAGTTTGGCAAGCGGCGATTAATATGTTTGAAACAGGCGTTTTACAAAAACATATTATTGTCTCATTAATCAGAGTCCTTAGTGGTTTTGCATTAAGTTGTTTACTCGGCGTGATTCTCGCAGGATTCGTCAGCTCAAGTATCTGGATAGAGAGATTATTATCAGCTCCAATCACCTTATTAAGAATGATCCCACCATTAGCGATGGTGCCTTTATTGATTTTATGGTTAGGCATAGGCAATGAAACCCAGTTAACAATTATTATTCTGGCATCTATATTCCCGATCTTTTTGAATACTCGAGATGGTTTAAAACGAGTTGATGCAACACAAAAAGAGCTAGCTAAAAGTTTAAATTTATCACCGATACGCTATGTTTTTGCTATTGTTATACCCAATGCGATCCCCTCTTTTGTGACCGGTTTTAGGTTAGCTTTTGGCTACAGCTGGCGAGCTTTAGTTGGGGCCGAGTTAATTGCAGCAAGTAGTGGACTTGGCTACTTAATTGTTGATGCACAAGAGATGCTAAGAACCGATGAAGTGATTGTCGGGATATTAACTATTGGCATCTTAGGATGGATGCTTGATTCACTAATCAATATTTTATCGAAAAAATTATTAGCTCATCGTTTTCCAGAGGTCGCTAACTAA
- a CDS encoding MFS transporter codes for MIHKLNVLYILQNMNNLPCKKISSNKLLLIAGTGWLFDAMDVGLLSFILAALKLDWDLTAGELGLIGSVNSIGMAIGAFIFGIYADKKGRKSAFLITLLMFSIASGLSAFAWGLGSLLVLRFFIGMGLGGELPVASTLVSESVEPAVRGRIIVLLESFWAVGWILAALIAYFLIPLPSIGWRGAMIICALPAFYALYLRTGLPDSPIYDSLNSAEKKESIYTKLITLLSPQYRKSSIMLWIVWFCVVFSYYGMFLWLPSVMMLKGFTLVQSFGYVLIMTLAQLPGYFSVAWLIERVGRKWVLATYLLGTLSSAYLFGLAESANLLLLYGALLSFFNLGAWGAMYAYTPEQYSTKIRATGAGMAAAIGRIGGILGPLLVGGLVSAGFSISTIFMLFAIAILFAIIAIIVLGKETKQQSLID; via the coding sequence TTGATACATAAACTCAATGTTTTATATATTTTACAAAATATGAATAATTTGCCTTGTAAAAAAATCTCAAGTAATAAATTATTATTGATTGCAGGTACTGGTTGGCTATTTGATGCAATGGATGTCGGTTTATTGTCTTTTATTCTTGCTGCTTTAAAACTTGATTGGGATTTAACTGCTGGTGAGCTTGGACTTATTGGTAGTGTTAATTCGATAGGTATGGCTATTGGTGCATTTATATTTGGTATATACGCAGATAAAAAAGGACGTAAATCCGCTTTTTTAATCACATTACTGATGTTTAGCATTGCTAGTGGCTTGAGTGCCTTTGCTTGGGGACTTGGGAGTTTATTGGTACTACGCTTTTTTATTGGTATGGGATTAGGTGGTGAGTTACCCGTAGCGTCAACATTGGTTAGTGAAAGTGTTGAACCCGCTGTGCGTGGGCGTATTATCGTTTTATTGGAAAGTTTTTGGGCAGTCGGTTGGATTTTAGCTGCCTTAATTGCTTATTTTTTAATTCCTTTGCCAAGCATTGGTTGGCGTGGCGCAATGATTATTTGTGCATTACCTGCTTTTTATGCGCTTTATTTACGAACAGGATTACCTGACTCCCCAATTTATGACTCCTTAAATAGTGCTGAGAAAAAAGAGTCTATTTATACCAAATTAATCACGCTATTATCTCCGCAATATCGCAAAAGTAGCATAATGCTATGGATTGTTTGGTTTTGTGTGGTGTTCTCCTATTATGGGATGTTTTTATGGCTACCGAGTGTGATGATGCTGAAAGGATTTACATTAGTACAGAGTTTCGGCTATGTATTGATCATGACATTAGCACAGTTGCCTGGGTATTTTTCTGTAGCATGGTTGATTGAACGAGTTGGTCGAAAGTGGGTTTTAGCGACCTATTTATTGGGTACATTGAGTAGTGCTTATCTATTTGGTTTAGCTGAAAGTGCCAACCTTTTACTACTATATGGGGCATTACTATCATTTTTTAATTTAGGGGCATGGGGTGCTATGTATGCTTATACACCCGAGCAATACTCTACTAAAATACGCGCAACGGGAGCTGGAATGGCTGCGGCAATAGGTCGAATTGGCGGGATTTTAGGCCCTTTATTGGTCGGTGGACTGGTTTCAGCCGGTTTTTCAATATCAACAATCTTTATGCTATTTGCGATTGCAATTCTATTCGCTATTATTGCAATAATCGTGTTAGGTAAAGAGACTAAGCAACAAAGCCTTATTGATTAA
- the alr gene encoding alanine racemase: MSIATIEVSVSALLHNVNLFRQLSPTSQIMAIVKANAYSHGKNKIATILDRVVDYFGVARLEEGIELRKIGVQFPILILEGLFLHDCPSQLVDYNLQTVIHCAQQIETLRKMSLPVNSLDVWFKLDSGMHRLGFRPEEAKDYFQQLADLACVKKPINIISHFSSADELNSAQTLHQMATFDLFINSIDDQSLLGKQSIAASGGILAWPMSHRDVIRPGIALYGVSPFSYSEANKAIAAEFGLKSVMTFKSEIITVREHKKDESLGYGLIWQAKHDTRLAVVAMGYGDGYPRDILPDTPVWINDRLVPIVGRVAMDMILVDLGPQATDQAGDEVIFWGNAALPVEKIAAHSGMSAYELLTRLTERAKLRYVD; encoded by the coding sequence ATGTCAATTGCGACTATAGAAGTCAGTGTTAGTGCGTTATTACACAATGTAAATTTGTTTAGGCAGCTAAGTCCAACTAGCCAAATTATGGCTATAGTTAAAGCCAATGCCTACTCGCACGGTAAAAATAAAATTGCCACGATCCTAGATCGGGTTGTCGATTATTTTGGTGTCGCTCGATTAGAAGAGGGGATTGAACTGCGCAAAATTGGTGTGCAGTTCCCAATATTGATATTAGAGGGGCTGTTTCTTCATGATTGTCCATCACAATTAGTCGATTATAATTTACAAACGGTTATTCATTGTGCTCAGCAAATTGAAACACTACGGAAAATGTCCTTACCTGTTAACTCTCTCGATGTGTGGTTTAAACTTGATTCAGGTATGCATCGCTTAGGTTTTAGGCCTGAGGAAGCCAAGGACTATTTTCAACAATTAGCAGATTTAGCCTGTGTAAAAAAACCGATTAATATTATTAGTCACTTTAGTAGTGCTGATGAGCTCAATTCTGCACAAACACTCCATCAAATGGCTACATTTGATCTCTTTATTAATTCGATTGATGACCAATCTTTACTTGGTAAGCAATCGATTGCTGCTTCTGGCGGTATTTTAGCATGGCCAATGTCACATCGTGACGTTATTCGTCCTGGCATTGCATTATATGGTGTTTCTCCCTTTAGTTATAGTGAAGCAAATAAAGCGATTGCCGCTGAGTTTGGACTCAAATCAGTGATGACCTTTAAATCTGAAATTATCACCGTGCGAGAGCATAAAAAAGATGAATCATTGGGCTATGGATTAATTTGGCAAGCTAAGCACGATACACGTTTAGCTGTTGTTGCAATGGGCTATGGTGATGGTTATCCGAGAGATATTTTGCCTGATACGCCAGTATGGATTAACGATCGTTTAGTGCCAATTGTTGGTCGCGTTGCAATGGATATGATTTTAGTTGATTTAGGTCCACAAGCAACAGACCAAGCGGGTGATGAAGTTATTTTCTGGGGGAATGCCGCATTACCTGTTGAAAAAATTGCTGCACATT
- the pdxT gene encoding pyridoxal 5'-phosphate synthase glutaminase subunit PdxT, giving the protein MKTIGVLNLQGAVSEHITMLAKLVNIQPKLIKHPKDLSSIDGLIIPGGESTALSRLIKENNLYQPIQQFANTGKGILGTCAGLVLCGKSTTDITQKDQEVTPLGLMDIIVERNGFGRQIDSFETELNIERIGEQIPAIFIRAPYIAELGKDVIPLSYVDNHCVIAQSNNILACSFHPELTLDLRIMQYFTKQFC; this is encoded by the coding sequence ATGAAAACGATTGGCGTATTAAATTTACAAGGCGCGGTTAGTGAGCATATTACAATGCTCGCTAAATTGGTGAATATTCAGCCTAAGCTTATTAAACACCCTAAAGATCTAAGCTCAATTGATGGACTGATTATCCCTGGTGGTGAGTCAACAGCACTTAGTCGTCTGATAAAAGAGAACAATTTGTATCAACCTATCCAACAATTCGCCAACACAGGTAAAGGAATTTTAGGAACCTGCGCTGGATTAGTTTTATGTGGTAAGTCGACAACAGATATAACTCAAAAAGATCAGGAGGTTACACCTTTAGGATTGATGGATATTATTGTTGAACGTAATGGCTTTGGTCGACAAATAGATAGTTTTGAGACAGAACTTAATATTGAAAGAATTGGTGAACAAATTCCAGCAATATTTATTCGAGCACCCTATATTGCGGAACTTGGTAAAGATGTCATTCCATTGAGTTATGTTGATAATCACTGTGTCATCGCTCAATCAAATAATATATTAGCCTGTTCATTTCATCCTGAATTAACCCTAGACTTAAGAATAATGCAGTACTTTACCAAACAATTTTGTTAA
- a CDS encoding inner membrane CreD family protein encodes MENRIAVFWKILGIIILIALAQIPIYFMQQYAISTLDNNYFIDLQSQAIDYANKIVDAVQGTTPDTSVINKVDNYRFVIDTLNSSYLTLALAFLWLLLIDLFKKSQLSLVNYFIVAIGLVLFYLIELVLASYWVINLAYFIAVAICAILLVGYLSGVLKSIALSVLYGIGLVLIFVLAYYLNLYVNNALAYVAICLLLIFIVIIMMTRNINRCERSEATSRGTKKLN; translated from the coding sequence GTGGAAAATAGAATTGCAGTCTTTTGGAAAATACTTGGCATCATTATTTTGATCGCATTAGCTCAAATACCTATCTACTTTATGCAGCAGTATGCGATATCTACGCTAGATAATAATTATTTTATTGATTTGCAGTCTCAAGCTATTGATTATGCCAATAAAATAGTTGATGCTGTGCAGGGTACAACGCCTGATACAAGCGTAATAAATAAAGTGGATAATTATCGATTCGTTATTGATACTTTAAACAGCAGTTATTTAACGTTAGCTTTAGCATTTTTATGGTTATTACTGATTGATCTATTTAAGAAATCCCAATTAAGCTTAGTTAATTATTTTATTGTTGCAATTGGTCTGGTGTTATTTTATTTAATTGAGTTAGTTTTAGCGAGTTATTGGGTGATTAATCTTGCTTATTTTATTGCTGTAGCGATTTGTGCAATATTATTGGTGGGATATCTATCGGGAGTATTAAAAAGTATCGCTTTATCGGTACTATATGGTATAGGACTAGTCTTAATTTTTGTATTAGCTTATTACCTAAATCTGTATGTCAATAATGCATTAGCTTATGTAGCGATATGTTTATTATTGATATTTATCGTTATTATTATGATGACTCGAAACATTAATCGATGTGAACGCTCAGAAGCCACATCGCGTGGTACAAAAAAACTAAATTAA
- the pdxS gene encoding pyridoxal 5'-phosphate synthase lyase subunit PdxS gives MNSKIIGSQTVKRGMAQMQKGGVIMDVINAEQAKIAEQAGAVAVMALERVPSDIRAAGGVARMADPSIIEEVMKAVSIPVMAKARIGHIVEARVLEAMAVDYIDESEVLTPADDQYHLLKSDFIVPFVCGCRDLGEGLRRIGEGASMLRTKGEPGTGNIVEAVRHMRRVNEQIRLVTSKTPDELMTYAKEIGAPYELILQVKQLAKLPVVNFAAGGIATPADAALMMQLGADGVFVGSGIFKSTNPEKFAQAIVQATTHFNDYPRIAELSKNLGSAMKGIEISQLLASERMQERGW, from the coding sequence ATGAATAGTAAAATTATTGGTTCACAAACGGTTAAACGCGGCATGGCACAAATGCAAAAAGGCGGTGTTATTATGGATGTGATTAATGCCGAACAAGCAAAAATTGCTGAACAAGCGGGAGCTGTAGCGGTGATGGCATTAGAACGCGTACCTTCAGATATTCGTGCTGCTGGTGGTGTCGCGAGAATGGCCGATCCATCTATTATTGAAGAAGTCATGAAAGCCGTCTCTATTCCAGTAATGGCTAAAGCGAGAATTGGCCATATTGTAGAGGCGCGAGTGTTAGAAGCAATGGCGGTAGATTATATTGATGAAAGTGAAGTCCTTACTCCTGCCGATGATCAATATCATTTATTAAAAAGTGATTTTATTGTGCCTTTTGTCTGTGGCTGCCGAGATTTAGGTGAAGGATTACGCCGCATTGGAGAAGGCGCATCGATGCTAAGAACAAAAGGAGAACCAGGTACGGGAAATATTGTTGAAGCTGTTCGCCATATGCGTAGAGTCAATGAACAAATTCGTCTTGTAACAAGTAAAACTCCTGATGAGTTAATGACCTATGCTAAAGAGATTGGCGCCCCTTATGAACTTATTTTACAAGTGAAACAATTAGCAAAACTGCCCGTTGTCAATTTTGCTGCCGGTGGTATTGCTACACCAGCAGATGCTGCACTGATGATGCAATTGGGTGCAGATGGTGTATTTGTCGGTTCCGGTATTTTTAAATCAACTAATCCTGAAAAATTTGCACAAGCGATTGTACAAGCGACGACTCATTTTAATGATTACCCACGTATTGCTGAATTATCGAAAAACTTAGGTAGTGCAATGAAAGGCATCGAAATTAGTCAATTATTAGCCTCTGAACGTATGCAGGAGCGCGGTTGGTAA
- a CDS encoding TOBE domain-containing protein, with product MLNTDILLTLKINNQLFADAKRITLLKAIYQMGSLSQAARSIGISYKSAWDAINDINTLSEKPFVQTLTGGKGGGGATLSPYGIRFVEMYDLLTKMQTNAFNILSDETLPLNDILKVAAKVSLQSSARNQFYGVITSININEVAGFITVLLQDKQTEMTAYITHSSIERLNLMIGKEVILFVKAPQIELLDHADCNHYLTHVDSFVRSKHWGELTLSLASGINIYASRAIEDFKQLTIEHGSPLSIYINPENIIVATIV from the coding sequence ATGCTAAATACAGATATCTTATTAACCTTAAAAATTAATAATCAGCTATTTGCTGATGCTAAGCGTATTACATTATTAAAAGCGATTTATCAAATGGGGAGTTTAAGCCAAGCCGCCCGCTCTATTGGTATTAGCTATAAGTCGGCTTGGGATGCAATTAATGATATCAATACATTATCTGAAAAACCATTCGTTCAAACATTAACTGGTGGCAAGGGTGGTGGCGGCGCGACATTAAGTCCATACGGAATACGTTTTGTTGAGATGTATGATCTACTAACTAAAATGCAAACGAATGCATTTAATATTCTAAGTGATGAAACGCTTCCGCTCAATGATATTCTTAAAGTTGCTGCTAAAGTTTCCTTACAATCGAGTGCTAGAAATCAGTTTTATGGTGTAATTACATCGATTAATATTAATGAGGTCGCTGGATTTATTACTGTATTGTTGCAAGATAAACAGACTGAAATGACAGCCTACATTACGCATTCAAGTATTGAACGTCTTAATCTAATGATTGGTAAAGAAGTGATATTATTCGTTAAGGCGCCACAAATCGAGCTACTTGATCATGCTGATTGTAACCATTATCTGACTCATGTCGATAGTTTTGTTCGTAGTAAACATTGGGGAGAGTTGACGTTATCTTTAGCGTCTGGAATTAATATCTATGCTTCTCGTGCAATTGAAGATTTTAAACAATTAACAATCGAGCATGGTTCTCCGCTGAGTATCTATATAAATCCTGAAAATATTATTGTCGCAACTATCGTTTAG